In Oscarella lobularis chromosome 5, ooOscLobu1.1, whole genome shotgun sequence, the genomic window GCAGTTTCAGCAAGAGGtggcgaaaaaagcgataCGTCACGTCCACCGTTGTTGAACTTTCCTCCCTCTCTCCCAGATTTGTCGAAATGGTTCGAGGAATACTTGCAACTATCGTGGGAATCCATGCCATGCATTCATGCTCCGTCGATATCCTTCACGATCAGTAAGACACACCCACGCGTCGTCTCCCCCTTCGACGAATTGTCGCTATTCTAGAGAtcctttcgtcgattcgtttaTCAGTTTTGGCATAACGTTCTTTGTGTACGACATCCAAGCGATGTACTGGACGCACAGAGCGAAATTGGGTGCAGGCATTGTGGGCTTCATCGAAAAGAAGTGGCCCTATATTGTGCACCATGGAGTCATTGCCTTTATCATTGGCCCATTTGTCATTGTAAGGCATAGCATCCCTATCTATTCATACTAATACTCGCAACTCTTCTTCAGACGTACAGACGAGATATGGgtgattatttttttggtTGCTTTATGATTTCTGACTTGGCTGTTGTTCTTCTCTGCATTTGTCTTCTAATGAGACAGGTGATAGGCATcttattttgattttctctgCGACTAATTACTCTTGATTTCCTATAGGCTCATTTAGACGATGTCTACAATCTTTTGTATGTTGGCTGCGGCATTCTTTTGgccgtcgtctttttgcTATGTCGCGTTCTCATTTTTCCCTTCATGTATTGGAGATACGCGAAGTGGAGAGGCTACTCGACTATTCTGGAAGGAATGCGAGAAATTCCGTGGTTTTGTAATGGAAGCTGTTTGCTCATTTTTCTGCCTCAAGTCTACTGGTTTCTAGTGATTGCCGGAAAACTGGTTCAAAGAGCCGTTCGTTACGCAAACTCAGACGAAAGCAGCGTTGCATTGAATGACACAAAAGTCAGACCACAAATCGAAGCAGAGAGacaacaagaaaagaaaacgcattGAAACAATTAGCAAATTGAAGTGTGTCACAAATTTCCTCGAAGGTCCTGCTCGGCTTCAATCGCTTCAAATAACGCTTTGAAATTTCCAGCGCCAAATCcctaagaaaagagaaaagtagGCAACCTTTTAAACAATGTAAAGAACTACTGTACCTggtgattttttctttgaataATCTCAATAAACAACGTAGGCCTGTCCTGTGCGGGTTTGCTGAAAATTTGAAGCAGGTATCCTTCGTCATCATAATCAACCAATATGTGCAGTTCTTGTAACTAATACACAATGATATAAAGTAAGTACAGTGGGTAATTAGATCCCATACCACATCGAGAGACTCATCCACTTTGACTTTGGACTTCTTTAGTTTTTCTCGCAGGGCCACATAGTATGAGTCCGGAATGGTGAGAAATTCAACACCGCGAGAGCGAAGAGCTGCAATCTAGGCAGGATTGGGGGGGTCGGCATTTTTCAAGGAGGAAGGTACTGTACCGATTTGATAATATTTGAAGTATTGAGTGCTATATGTTGGACTCCAGCTCCTCCGTAATAATCGACAAACTCCTACCACACAACAACACCTGGAGTTTCTATAGCACTGCTGTTGGGCGCGCCTCTTACTTGAATttggcttttctttctgccaTTGGCTGGCTCGTTGATCGGCATTTTTATCGTCTCGTCAAAGTTGGTGACAACAATGGATCGCAATGCGCTGTACTCAGTGTGAATCTACAGAAAAATGCAGCTGTCTTTACAGCGGGTTTTATGTCCAGATTACCTGGCTGTCATCTACAGACCAGAAACGGTGAAACTGAAGATTATTGACATACCTAAAGTAACAATGTGACCATGTAGTGTCAACCCTCGATGCGCGTACCATTCGGCAGCTGAAGTCATTTGATCGTCTGGCTGATTTCCGACCACATGATCAATGAAGTGCAAACCGCACTCTTTCCTAAGGACAATTCAAAGAAAAGGATCACCCACTGGTAAGTCAGACTGACAGTGAAGGCAATATAGGATCCACGTGTCGCGGTTCCTTGTAATTGGGAAGAAACGTTCCTTTGTAGTTCGTAAGCTCAATGAAAGTGTGCGTCGTATCGCCGTACTAGACAAACAGAACTTGGCAAATCCAAATGACAAGAAGATATGGGCCTACCGTTTGTATAGTAGCAAATATTACAGTTCCATTTTCATCTGATTCTTCCCACGGCTCTCTCACCGACTTGGCTCCCTTTTCAATGGCTCTCTGCAGAGCAGAAAAACTCAATTCGCAATCAATATGCTCCAAACGTCACAATGCCTTATAAATGCCTCGACAATTTTCAACTGAAAAGGCAACATCCTTTACCCCATCACCATGGACAACAAGATGACGTCCCATCTCTGCCACAAAACAGATCATTGTACACATTTCTCCTCTGGGATATCTGTAGAAAAGTTTATCCCCCAACCGTCATTATTCGGTTCAAGAGGTGAATGAAACACGAAGATTATCTGCACTCAAAGGCAATCTACTGAAACGTTAGGCTACATTGTCTTCGCATCACTCACATCGTCCTGCTGGATTGCATGGGAAACGACTTGTCGAGATTTCGTCTCGAGTCCTTTGTACCCAAACGGATGAAACCCGAATCGCACGCAATACCATTGAGACGCCTAAATTATATCGATGTTTCTCCTCCAATCCTCTTCTCATTTCATCCTCACCTGTTTCGCGTTTCCTACCCAGAATGAGATGTGATGAAACGCGATAAATTTACCAACTTCGGGCTAACGCAGAAAATTTTATAAGATTTAGTCTGCGTGGAACTTTTTGGCGCACCCTAGGGCCTTTATCTGTATAGGTAGTCttcgaaggagaaaagaaaaatcacgtgaGGATCCCGAACTGTCTTCGCGCGGGGTCCTTACCATAGTTTTCTGACGCGAATAGAGGCCCAAATCACAGCGAAAAGCAGAGCGGTTTCGGTTCGGTACGGAGAAATCGTGTCCGGGGCTGCGGAATCCGGGGCACTCCTCAATGGAAGTCAAGGAGCTCGTTTGCTCCTTGGACAGCGCCAGTAGCGACGATGCGACGCGCGAGGCTCTCCAGGAGTTCAAGAGAACGAAAAGCAAGACAACGGGAGCGGTGAAAGCGTTTCGCGAAGCAGGCGGCACGTCCATTCTCGTCGAactcgtcaaatcgacgcgcgacgacaaAATCGCGCGCTTGGCCGTCAGCGCTTTTGCCGACTGCTGCAGAGAGCCGGGCTTTCAAGCAGAAATCCGCGAGAACGATTATTTGGACGTACCGAGTAATTcaaataaatgaaataatttcaaaaatttaaCTACTAAAGTCTTTGTTTAGTGGAACTTCTCAAAGCCGAAAGTTGCTACGTGCAAGCTCGTTCTGCACGTGCCATAGCCAATCTAGCGAAAAATTCCCAAAATTGGACCTATTACGCCGAAAAAAATATAGTCGGTCAACTTTTGGACATGCTGATTCGAAGTCGGGACGTCGACTTGCAGGACTGCGGTCTTCGCGCTCTCAGCGTCTTCCTCACGAaccgatcgtcgcgtcgacaaTTCTTCGATCGCAACGGAGTCAaatacgtcgtcgagtgCTTGGGTTCGAGAtcgccgatcgtcgccgtcggcgctctgcgcgtcgtcgagacgatgAGCGCGCGTCAGAACGACGAGCTGGCGAAACAGTtggccgccaccgacgacgGATTCGATCGTCTCCTCAAACTTCTCGCGAGTCCCAAACCGAAAATTCAAATGTCCGTGGCGAGATGTTTGTCGCTGTGGGCGGAGTCCGTTCCGCAGGTGGCGAGTCGAGCGGAACTCGGCGCTCTTCTCGCCgaggcgaaatcgacgacgaacgacgcgctGAAGCGATTGATCGTCTTTACGCTCTGCACGCTGTGCCGTCACGCCTGGTGTCGACTCGAAATGGCCAAAGACGAAACGCTTCGCTATCTCGTTCAAgttctcggcgacgacgacatgtGGCCCTATCATCACAACGTCCTCTCCGGTCTCATATGCTATTAttacgacgaagacggacTGAGGAATTTAGTCGATCTCGGCATCGTTTCGATACTGGCCAAACGACTGGGTAATATACTCGACTATACGGTGAGACGAGACGACAAGGCGCGTCGAAGTCGGGAACAGCAATCTCCGGCACTCAGTCCGTCTCCTCTTGCTCAAATATCTCCCTCCTCGTCTCCGCCTCATTTTTCTTTGGGTTCTGCGTCGCCTTCTCCTCAAACGTCTCCCTTCTCGTCTCCGCCTCGTGGCTGCGTACAAGTGTCTCCctcctcttctcctcttctcaGCACTTCTCCACAATCGGATATGGACGTAACGGCCGTCGATTCGGCTCGAGATGCTATCGTCAAGATGCTATATAAAATTTGTCTTATCAAGACGTGCGTTCCCGCTTTCTTGCGAAGCAATATTCTTCGCACGCTCGTTCGCTGCGTTGCCGGCGCGCTCGAAACGCACTCGCACGCCTTTCGCATCCTATCGCGTCTCTTCGACCTATCCGGATGCTTCGAACACGTCGTCACGCTTCAAACCCCGTCGCTCGTCCATCGTCGACTGTGTCTGCATCGCGACGAACGACAGAGATGCGAAGGCAAGCGACTGATGCGCTTTCTTCAGATCAAAACCGAATCGGAGTACGGGCAGGGAGTGATCGAGCACACGCTACTCAGAGGATCCGAACGCGAGAGAAAAGCTTTTCTGATTTCCATGCCCTACGTGTGCAAGCAGAAAAGCGTCTGCAGGAAACTCTTTATCAAGCACAAGTGGATCGAATCGGTTATAAACATTCTAAGGCAATCTgatgagaacgacgacagtGCGACGATAAACATCTGCGGGGGATTTTCGGTTCTGGCGAAAACTCTGCTCgcagaggaagaggaggacgtTGAGCCGTTGAAGAAAGTGAGGAGAAAAGACAGCGCTCCTTTTGTTTGCCGTTCCGACACTTTGAGCGCGACGGAACAACGCGTGGAGTTGAAACTCGACGGCGGAGAAGTGGTGACCTGTTGCGCCGAGGCTTTGATCAAATGTTCGGACTATTTCGAAGCGATGCTGACCGGATCGTTTCGCGAGTCGGCGCTGAAACTCGACCGTATTTCGTTGCCGGGTGTATCCTATGCGTCTCTGTTTGCCGTCGTTCATTGGGCGCAGGGTTGTTCGTGGAAATGCGCCGCGGGGAAAGGCGAAGGAGAGACGGACGCAAACGGACTGGATTTCGCCTTGGACGTCATGTCGCTGGCGAACAAGTTTCTGATGAACGATCTGAAGGACGAGTGTCAGTGGCACGCAGCGCGCCAATTGTCGACCgaaaatgtcgtcgacgtcttctacGTCGCGTGCACGCACGACGCCGAGCTTCTAGCGAATCAGTGCTGTCTCTTTTGGCTACGAATGGACGACTTTGTCGTTCAATGGTCGATTTTCAAGGGCTGGATAGACAACGCAGAAAGGgaaaacgtcttcaaagCTATCCACTGTTTATTTACGTCAGCACTAACAAGTGAAATGTCAGCCAGTGAACAGCGAACGACGCATTGATAAACGATTCGAATTGTTACAGTTGCAGCTATAAAGTGTCAAAAGGGAAGAGTGTCAGGCCACTGTAGGCCATTTTTGACGTACCAGTGCCTGCAAGTCGTTGGGCGCGAGCGGTGCTAGCGaatcaggcgcatggaacgccactcgtgcATAAAGTAGCGTTGGCGAGAACGCtcattttcgacgtcaccaGTGCATGCAAGTCGTTGGGCGCGAGCGGTGCTTGcggatcaggcgcatggaacgccactcgtgcATAGGGAACGCTCATTTTTGGCCTTCCCGCCAACGCCACTTTATGCACGAGTgacgttccatgcgcctgatcgGCAAGcaccgctcgcgcgcaacgactGCAAACACTTGCACGTCGAaaatgggcgttcccgccaacgcTACTTATgcacgagtggcgttccatgcgcctgaaccgcaagcaccgctcgcgcgcaacgagtcAGGCACTGGTAGGCAAAAAAAGAGGTACGTACGGAAGACAGCGTGTGGGGGGGATTACGCTAGCGCTTTATTCAACTCTTATAAGGTATTCTTAGCTCTCTTTTCACATACTGGTGACAGCGTTCATTGGGGACTTAGCCAAGCGAGGACCGACGTAATCCAGTACGATTCGTTTTCTCAATACCCGTTCAACCATCAAgtccattttcttcttcccatAGTAGATCTCAGCGTGaaattctctctctttcataCAGGCCTTCAAATCGGGTACACGACGCCGAGACAACGACGGTGCGACAACTCGTCTTTTAGCAACCGAGGCGTCGACAACGTCCTTATCGCCGTCGAGCGGAGTTTCCTCACTCGTTCTGTCCACTTGCTGACTTTCCACTCGTTCCAAATCAAAGCTAATACTCGCTGCTAATTGACGGGCAACTGTCTCAACACCCTCCTCTTCACTTTcaacgcttcgacgattcAAAAACCCCGATTTTGACTCAATTCTTTCGCGAAATTTCGCGGCGATCTCCGCGCCGCGTCCTCGTCGCAAAAGCGCGTCGACCTTCTGACCGGGACAGAGTCGTTGCAAcaaggcgacggcgtcgtcgttttccggcTGAAGCGCCAacgcagcgacgacgtcgtcgagcgcgcctgtcgcttcgtcgcgcgcgtaACGGCAGTGCGCTCGACAGACGTAATAGCGCGGAATTAAACCGTTATTGTCGATCGCCGACGTGAAATGTTCGCTCGCCTTGTCGTATCGACCCGCTTCGAATTCGTTGACTCCCATTTCGCCGTGAACGACGGAAAGGCGAgatcgaacgtcgccgtcgccgcccaAGTCCAACGCCTGCTGATAGTCGGCGAGACTGAACGCCAATTCTCGCATGCAATAGAAACAATCGCCTCGATTCACGTACAATCCCACTTCGGCTTTCTCCGCCTTGATCGCCTTGTTCAAAAGAACGACCGCTTCGTTATAATACTTCTTCGTGAAACACTCGACGGCGAAGTCGTTGTACGTCAAAACGAGCTGACGCTGAGCCGAACGACTCGTCTccacatcgtcgtcgtcgtcgtcaccgtcgccgatttcgccgcACTTATCCAaagcaatcaaaaaatcgtccACAGCTGACTCAAAATCGCCTAGACGACGATAAATCGTACCGCGGAGAACGTGATAGGAAGCAACGGAGGGATTCGTCTGTATAGCCGAAGTGAGTCTCTGTAGCGCGTCCTTGCTATTTCCCGAGAGACTCTGCTGAACGGCGGCGTCTTTCATCTCGACGGCTTTgctctcgatcgatcgcAGCATGGAAATCGCCTCCGCGTGACTCCCTTCCAGTTCCAAAgcgcttttgacgtcataatagGCGAGCGTCGTATTGCTGAACATTTCCTGCAATCGAGCGCGAACGACGTAGAGATCGGGATTCGCTCGATCCAATCGCAATCGTTTATTGATCAAATCCAAACACTCACCGTGACGACCGAGCGCCGAGAGCGCGACGGCGCAGCGCACGTGATAGCCCACGCGATCGGGTCTCATTCGCACGGCGATTCGAAAATACGtcagcgcgtcgtcgaaatatTTCTCATCGAATAATATTTGCccgtagaaaaaattcgcgaaggCGAGTCGTTCGAATAGCGTCGAATTTTTCGGATCGAGGCTGTGggctttttttaggttgagTATTGCCGATCGGAAATCGGCGATCTGGATAAATATTTCGGCTCGATCGGCGTAGTATTGAGATATTTGGGGTCGAAGGGATAGGGCGCGATTCAGTTTGGCGAGCGCCGATTCGAGACCGTCGCTTTGGGCTGCCGCTTGGCGAGCTTCCGCGTAGAGTTGAGTtgttttcgcgtcgacgatctttgTCATCGACATTGAGTGCGATgacgccgtttcttcgtcgtatCGCGTCGCGAGACCGTCGCCCATATCTGAAACGATCATTGAGGAATCCATCGATGATATTGGCGTTCGGATTCGGCTGCTTTCGGCGCTcttcgactcgttttcgtcgtccgcACTCGATGCCATGTTTGTAAATTTAAAGCGCGCATTGTCGCCTGGGCGACAACGGACCTCAACCCGGATGTGACATCTTTCTTCGAGTTCTACGACTCTTTGTCAACGCAAGATAGATACAAGAGGCAAACGGTAGTCAACCTTGTTAAAAAGCTAGTAGACTAGACAATATCTGAAGGTAGGGGGTTCCCAGTCAGGAAAATGTCTTTCGCTGGAACGAAACGGCCTCGATCTCCGGACAGCGACGAGGAACTGAGCGAAGGAGAAGTTCAAGACCTatcctcgtcgtcctcgtcgtcttccgaaGCCATTTCGCAGCCACCACGGTACAAGTCTCTCAGTTAgcagagaaaaaggaaaaaaaatcgtacCTGTTTCAGGAAAATCAAAGCTTCCCAAACGCACAAGATGTCGCCAGGCAGCTTTTCGAAAAACCTTGATTACCAAGcaatagagaaaaagaaggcgaaaaaaTTGGCCAagctgagaaagaaaaggcggtGAGTGGggtaaaaaaaggaagaaacaaaaacaacgaaaacctgtagaaagaggaggaaagcTGCAAAACGTCGCTTGCAACTCCGAGAGGAGAACGGCGacaagcgaaaaagaaaagcgactgACTCCTTTCCGCTGTCTTCGTCCAAAGAACCCCAatcttcgacgtcgtactCGACGTCCGTTCCTCCACGTAGCGCTCCATCGAATATACCCACCTCTGTTATTGTTCATACAAAGCTCTCTTATGAACCCGAGCTCGTTTCGCCGTTTGGTTCTCCCacgcctccgcctccgttgattccgccgccaccaccgccaccgccgccgcccgaaGATGTTTCCCAGCCGTCGCAACCTGCTTCCGTGTTGCCAGGGAAGGAAGATCTCGTTCAGTCGATGGAGCTGGTTGATAGGGAGATAACGGAAGTCGAACAGCAAATATCCCAATTGGAGAAACGACTTGTGAGTATCAATAATTTGTAAACTTTctaaaacgatttcttctgtATTTAGAtgcaagaagaaatggaattGTTGGccgaagaaaaggcgaatGCGGATATGCCGCCTGGGTCGTCCAGTCACGGCGGCGATAAAGAAGGAAAGGATAGTTCGCACAAAGATGACGATAGCACCAATAAAAAAGAAGGGGAAAATTTATCAGTCGTTGACGAATTGACGTCCTATTACAGCGAAACCATGCAATCTCTTATAAGAAAGATCTATGCGGAAAATCGAGTAAGAAAACGAGATAAGCGAAAGGTATCTGATTGACTACTTGTCCAATAGAAGAGAGCTGCCGCCGCTCACGCACTGTGCAGTGTCAAAGACTCGGCACCAGTCTATTCTTCAGCTGTAAGAACGTTTTGACTTTGGATTTCGCGTACTCAATATCTAATTGCGTCTAGCCTCTCTATAATCAGCCATCTGACTTGCCTTTCTATAAGGAGAATCAAGAGAAGTGAGTGCTTTGCTTGTCAATTGTTTTATGTGCTAGCTGTTGTTCTCTTCTAGAGCCAAGGCGTTTCACCCTAAGCTCGTCGCCTATctgagacgaaaacgcgatcAGAAGTTGGCGTGGAAACAGCGCACGGCGCGTGAGTACAATCGGCTGCACAGAGAGTGGACGAAACGGGTCGAACGTTGGGAAAACGATCCGAGAAGAAAGTGAGAACGAAAAATAATGAATACACGCGTGGAAAAACAATTTCCTGCTTCAGGGCCAAAGAGTCGAAAATCCGCGACTTTTACGAGCGAATGTTTCCTGAaatcaaaaggcaaagagaacAGCAGGAACGCTTTCAACGGTACAGAGACACTCCGGCAATAAATGATCCATTGATTGAGCGCTCTTCTCAGTGCGCAAAGGCCCCTAGATGGGTTTGCTCGTAGTGACGCGGATTTGAAAGAAATTATTGACGGTCTAAGGGACCAGGAAGTCAGCCAATACGCGCATCATTTCCCCCATTGATAGCTAATTTTTCCCTTTTGTTGCAGCTACTTGAAAAGCAGGTCTATAGTCTATCCGTCGAGCCACCTGACTTGTTagacagcgacgaaagaaaggTTCAGTTTATAAGCAGAAACGGTCGGTTAGCGTTGTACGCGCTGTGTACGTGGCTTGGAGCGTTTATGATAGGCTTCGTCGAAGATCCCATGGCGGATCACAAGCAGAGGAGAATGAATGCGCTATggaccgacgacgagaagcgaatTTTTCGTGAGCAGTAAGTTCTACAGTAGTTTCACGTGACCTATTTagtaaataattaaactAGATTTGTCAAACATCCTAAGGATTTCGAAAGGATAGCCTTACACCTTCCCAAGAAAGTGCGCTTAGTAGTAGTAGTGCACATGATAggaattttaattaagaattttTAGTCTTGTGGTGACTGTGTTCAGTATTACTATCTCAGCAAAAAGAAGGAAGGCTACAAGCAAATGCTAAGGAAATACTCGCAAGCGAAGCGTCGAACGAAAGTTGTTCAGTCGAGACCACAGGTGAGTTTCACAAGTGTCTTCTTGTCGAAAGAGCGAAAGGAGGTCTCGCAGTTGGCTGCGGGCatggaagagaaaacgaaagaaatcgccgaAAGACGGTAACAAACGGGTTTCTATTTAGATCTCTCATTTTTCATTGATTATCTGCCCAGGGAACACGGCGTCTTTGGAATTGAACAGGATTCGGGAAGAATAAGTACGCTCGCAAACAGTCGCTGTACAAACGCGTTaatgttgatttttttcttcagcctACACTGTTCCCAACtggaaagaggaagaaatcgaagccATGAAAGAAGGTGAAGCAGGTGTAATATCTTTTCAGTTACGTGCACGGTTCAATTGTTTTTAGGGTTGAGAGAATGGGGCAAAGACTGGCCGACAATTTCAAATAGAATCGGCACGAAGACGGAACACCAGTGCCGCAGCTTCTTCACCCATTACAAACGGAAGCTTCATCTAGTCAGCTATCTGAACGAATAcaaagcgagagaaaaggCACGTTAACGTTGTCTTTACACCCCTTCACGcccttttttctcctccagGCTGTGGGAATGAGGTACGCAACAGcggaagaggacgaaaaggagaagaaaactGACGACGCAGCGACTCTTTCTCGGCCTTCTAGTCTTCAAGGTGAATTTTACCTGTAACGACACCTCGACTCCTTTTTTGGGAACCCTCTCTTTGTCTAAGATATTCTACTTCTTTCTCGCGAAAATATCAGTCTTCCTTCGGACGAAACATCGAATCTCGCCGACTCCGCCGCGCGAACGGCGCTCACGCCCACGCCGGAACAAGAACAATTTAAAAAGTTCATCAACCTCGCCGCGTCCGTCGTCCACGACTACGAAAGCTCGCGTCAATCGACAGGCGATGCTTTAGCAGAAGAGCAaccgaaagaagaaagtttGCAActaacgccgccgccgccgcctccaccaCCGTCGTCCGTCAGAGTCCACTTCTCTGGCATTCTTACCgagccatcgtcgtcgtcgtcctcctcctccgtcttGACGGCAGTAGTTTCTACCGCACCGGAATTGGTGACGGCAACGGTGACTGCtgcatcgtcgccgtcaataGTAAACAAACCAATTCTTGtcgcttctcctcctcctccacctccaTCTATCTTTAAGCCGTCGGTTGAGCAAGTACTTCAACTATCCTTTGCTTCGTCTGCGTCACATTCGGCGGCTCCTGTGTTGCCGCCTCTTATTCCCCTCGCCGTTTCGGCGAATTCGGCACCGGTTGAGCCGCCCGAGACGCCGACTGTCGTGAAACTCGCTCTACAAGGCGTCCCATTCGAGGCAGATCCCACCGTCTCTGCTGACAATGAGAGCAGTCACCGCCGAGAATCGGAGATTGACGTTaaagaagacggcgtcgaggaGCTGAAACTATCCAAAGACGACAATGTCATACagaaggacgacgatgaagtgACGAGCGAAAAAATCACAGAATCtgatggcgacgacggtggTAGAAAGAGCGATGAAAGCGTGGCGGACAGCGAGGAGTCAcacgaagaaggagaaattaTTGGTGACGAGGAAGAGATGGAACGAGACGAGGATGCGGAGAAATCagttcacgacgacgaaaaggggagcgaaagcgacgtcgtcgtcgtcctatCGACGTCCTCCGAGACCAGGAAgcctttcgtcgacgaaccaGCGGAACAAGCGACTGCgggaagcgacggcgacaaggaGGAACTGTGGAGTAGTCAAGAGGACTGCGGAAGTTTGTATcaggaagaagagaccgCTCATTGCGGAGGAATGACAccagaagaggaaaagaaagacgatgaaCGTGCGACGCGAATGGAAGCCGCTCGAGAAGAAAGGGCAAAGGAGAGATCAGAAGTCCTAACGTCGTCACAAGAGAACAGTGAAACGTCTTCGATACGGCACGCCGAGGACGAGTCGGCGTTCCAGTACGAAGCGATCTCGCCTCCGGATTCGATGACTTCCAGCAtaggcgacggcggcgacgatcgatcgacacTACCCGTCTCCTCACCCTTTCTCAGCACCACGCCAACGGAATCGGGAACGCTGAGTCCCTCCTATTCAAGTCCCTATCTCGCTgcaacgaaagagaaacgctaTGTACCACTCTTAGAAGCTATAAgttctgaagaagaagactaAAGGCTTAATTAAGGTACATGCAGTTAGCTAAGATATGCGCAGTTAGCCGGAGAAAACCTCCACTACACGTTCAATAGGTTTACGACACACTGGACAACATTGACCTTGCTTTTTCACTTCCTTTGCGCATCCCAGGCAGCATACTAGGTGTGACGTCTTtccgtgaagaaaaagagcgtttctcttcttgtcCATGCATATTACACAGGTCTTGGACTCGTCGTATTCAAACTCGCCTTCCTTTACCCTTGTCGTTGCAGGATCCTGGACTTTGAcgaaaaacggcggcggATCGAGATTAATGCAACGCTGGCACAAATCGAAATCGCACTCGCTGCAGTGCCACATGTATCGTTCGCCCGTCAAGTGCGACATGCGCTTGCACGAGTCACATATCCACCTGCCACTATAAGAAGGATAGACAGCTTGTCCCTCAGCCAATTTCAACTCGTGCTTGTGAAGATGACTCTTCCGCCCCTTGAAGCACGTCTGACACAAATCAAACTTGCACTTGGAACAATGATAAGGTCGCTGATCGGCCATCAGAGTGCTCGTCTTTTGACAGTGATCGCACCTCCACGCTCCCCTGTACATCGCCTCAGGATAACAGACGCTGCCCTCCGCCAAAACGAGGGGATGCACGTGGAGCGGATGTGCGCATGCGAAATAGCAATTGCTGCACAGATCGTACTTGCATGCGGCACAGTGGTACGAAATCGCTTCCGGGTTCCACTTCCGGCAACGATTGCACGTCCAAGTCGCTTTGGGACCGTACACGTCCGGGCTGCGCGGTTCGACCTTTGCGA contains:
- the LOC136187671 gene encoding TLC domain-containing protein 3A-like; the encoded protein is MFHLRFVAAGFCYHYSLYFLVLKCTRVCEALKTRLDEYEKRSFSKRFVEMVRGILATIVGIHAMHSCSVDILHDQDPFVDSFISFGITFFVYDIQAMYWTHRAKLGAGIVGFIEKKWPYIVHHGVIAFIIGPFVITYRRDMGDYFFGCFMISDLAVVLLCICLLMRQAHLDDVYNLLYVGCGILLAVVFLLCRVLIFPFMYWRYAKWRGYSTILEGMREIPWFCNGSCLLIFLPQVYWFLVIAGKLVQRAVRYANSDESSVALNDTKVRPQIEAERQQEKKTH
- the LOC136187667 gene encoding 4-hydroxyphenylpyruvate dioxygenase-like, with translation MTTYTDKGPRPEVGKFIAFHHISFWVGNAKQASQWYCVRFGFHPFGYKGLETKSRQVVSHAIQQDDIIFVFHSPLEPNNDEMGRHLVVHGDGVKDVAFSVENCRGIYKRAIEKGAKSVREPWEESDENGTVIFATIQTYGDTTHTFIELTNYKGTFLPNYKEPRHVDPILPSLKECGLHFIDHVVGNQPDDQMTSAAEWYVNNLQFHRFWSVDDSQIHTEYSALRSIVVTNFDETIKMPINEPANGRKKSQIQEFVDYYGGAGVQHIALNTSNIIKSIAALRSRGVEFLTIPDSYYVALREKLKKSKVKVDESLDVLQELHILVDYDDEGYLLQIFSKPAQDRPTLFIEIIQRKNHQGFGAGNFKALFEAIEAEQDLRGNL
- the LOC136187663 gene encoding armadillo repeat-containing protein 5-like, with translation MEVKELVCSLDSASSDDATREALQEFKRTKSKTTGAVKAFREAGGTSILVELVKSTRDDKIARLAVSAFADCCREPGFQAEIRENDYLDVPMELLKAESCYVQARSARAIANLAKNSQNWTYYAEKNIVGQLLDMLIRSRDVDLQDCGLRALSVFLTNRSSRRQFFDRNGVKYVVECLGSRSPIVAVGALRVVETMSARQNDELAKQLAATDDGFDRLLKLLASPKPKIQMSVARCLSLWAESVPQVASRAELGALLAEAKSTTNDALKRLIVFTLCTLCRHAWCRLEMAKDETLRYLVQVLGDDDMWPYHHNVLSGLICYYYDEDGLRNLVDLGIVSILAKRLGNILDYTVRRDDKARRSREQQSPALSPSPLAQISPSSSPPHFSLGSASPSPQTSPFSSPPRGCVQVSPSSSPLLSTSPQSDMDVTAVDSARDAIVKMLYKICLIKTCVPAFLRSNILRTLVRCVAGALETHSHAFRILSRLFDLSGCFEHVVTLQTPSLVHRRLCLHRDERQRCEGKRLMRFLQIKTESEYGQGVIEHTLLRGSERERKAFLISMPYVCKQKSVCRKLFIKHKWIESVINILRQSDENDDSATINICGGFSVLAKTLLAEEEEDVEPLKKVRRKDSAPFVCRSDTLSATEQRVELKLDGGEVVTCCAEALIKCSDYFEAMLTGSFRESALKLDRISLPGVSYASLFAVVHWAQGCSWKCAAGKGEGETDANGLDFALDVMSLANKFLMNDLKDECQWHAARQLSTENVVDVFYVACTHDAELLANQCCLFWLRMDDFVVQWSIFKGWIDNAERENVFKAIHCLFTSALTSEMSASEQRTTH
- the LOC136187664 gene encoding tetratricopeptide repeat protein 16-like, translated to MASSADDENESKSAESSRIRTPISSMDSSMIVSDMGDGLATRYDEETASSHSMSMTKIVDAKTTQLYAEARQAAAQSDGLESALAKLNRALSLRPQISQYYADRAEIFIQIADFRSAILNLKKAHSLDPKNSTLFERLAFANFFYGQILFDEKYFDDALTYFRIAVRMRPDRVGYHVRCAVALSALGRHGECLDLINKRLRLDRANPDLYVVRARLQEMFSNTTLAYYDVKSALELEGSHAEAISMLRSIESKAVEMKDAAVQQSLSGNSKDALQRLTSAIQTNPSVASYHVLRGTIYRRLGDFESAVDDFLIALDKCGEIGDGDDDDDDVETSRSAQRQLVLTYNDFAVECFTKKYYNEAVVLLNKAIKAEKAEVGLYVNRGDCFYCMRELAFSLADYQQALDLGGDGDVRSRLSVVHGEMGVNEFEAGRYDKASEHFTSAIDNNGLIPRYYVCRAHCRYARDEATGALDDVVAALALQPENDDAVALLQRLCPGQKVDALLRRGRGAEIAAKFRERIESKSGFLNRRSVESEEEGVETVARQLAASISFDLERVESQQVDRTSEETPLDGDKDVVDASVAKRRVVAPSLSRRRVPDLKACMKEREFHAEIYYGKKKMDLMVERVLRKRIVLDYVGPRLAKSPMNAVTSM